The following are encoded in a window of Fusarium falciforme chromosome 11, complete sequence genomic DNA:
- a CDS encoding MFS domain-containing protein has product MILLDEIKPGDTYNRLGTANTSASLPEPETETKDRSSLDDDRDLEGSVTSVELEAAAAPQDPNIVDWDGPDDPANPHNWSRARKGGTIALVSAITFVTPLASSIFSPSIEQVMTEFNSTNQELASFIVSVYLLGYCFGPLVVAPLSEVYGKNPIYNVCNVLFVVWNVACAKAPNIGALIIFRFFAGLAGCCPLTLGAGSLADITTPEHRAAAMSGWVMGPILGPVVGPIAGGYLTEAKDWRWSFWVVSMVGGLIVILGFLFMRETGANALLEQKAKRLRKETGNPKLTSRLDTGVATKELFKIATIRPGKMLLFSPIILCLSLYMAIVYGYLYLLFTAIPTVFETQYGFTIGQVGLSYLGFGVGSMVGVGITGATSDRISQWLTKKNSGKAKPEYRLPIMAMGSVFVPGGLFMFGWTVQNHDHWILPIIGTSLVGLGMMAGFMSMSISVYLVDAYTAHAVSAIAASTVFRSLLGALLPIGGRKMSEALGLGWGASLLAFIAVVMVPISGLLMKFGEKIRHYMIFNVKIE; this is encoded by the exons AtgatcctcctcgacgagatcaaACCCGGCGACACGTACAACCGCCTCGGAACCGCCAACACCTCGGCGTCGCTCCCGGAGCCTgagaccgagaccaaggaccgGAGtagcctcgacgacgaccgaGATCTCGAGGGCAGCGTCACCTCCGTCGAGCTTGAAGCCGCCGCTGCTCCTCAGGATCCCAACATTGTCGACTGGGACGGGCCAGATGATCCAGCCAATCCGCATAACTGGTCCAGGGCGAGGAAAGGCGGCACCATTGCCCTCGTATCCGCCATCACATTTGTCAC CCCCCTCGCatcttccatcttctccccCAGCATCGAGCAAGTCATGACCGAGTTCAACTCCACCAATCAAGAGCTCGCCTCCTTCATCGTCTCCGTCTACCTCCTGGGCTACTGCTTCGGccccctcgtcgtcgctcccCTCTCGGAAGTTTACGGCAAAAACCCCATCTACAACGTCTGCAATGTCCTGTTCGTCGTCTGGAACGTCGCGTGCGCCAAGGCCCCTAACATCGGCGCCTTGATCATCTTTCGCTTCTTCGCCGGCCTCGCCGGTTGCTGTCCCCTCACCCTCGGCGCGGGCTCGCTGGCTGATATCACGACGCCGGAGCATCGTGCCGCCGCAATGTCTGGATGGGTCATGGGGCCGATTCTTGGCCCCGTTGTCGGACCAATTG CGGGTGGATATCTGACGGAAGCAAAGGATTGGCGTTGGTCGTTTTGGGTGGTGTCCATGGTT GGCggcctcatcgtcatcctagGTTTCCTCTTCATGCGCGAGACGGGTGCAAACGCGCTGCTCGAGCAAAAGGCAAAGAGGCTCCGAAAGGAGACAGGCAATCCCAAGCTCACGTCTAGGCTCGACACAGGCGTCGCAACCAAGGAGCTCTTCAAGATAGCCACCATCAGGCCGGGAAAGATGCTGCTCTTCTCGCCCATCATCCTGTGCCTATCCCTCTACATGGCCATCGTCTACGGATATCTCTACCTACTCTTCACCGCGATACCGACAGTCTTTGAGACGCAATACGGCTTCACCATAGGACAAGTCGGCCTCTCGTACCTGGGCTTCGGCGTTGGTTCGATGGTCGGTGTGGGCATTACGGGAGCGACTTCTGATCGCATCTCTCAGTGGCTAACCAAGAAGAACAGCGGCAAGGCGAAACCAGAGTATCGTCtccccatcatggccatgggctCGGTGTTTGTCCCCGGGGGCCTGTTCATGTTTGGTTGGACTGTCCAGAATCACGATCACTGGATCCTGCCCATCATCGGGACAAGTCTGGTCGGCTTGGGAATGATGGCTGGATTTATGAGT ATGTCAATCTCCGTTTATCTAGTAGATGCCTATACCGCCCATGCCGTCTCTGCCATTGCCGCCAGCACCGTCTTCCGCTCTCTTCTAGGAGCGCTTCTTCCAATCGGCGGCAGGAAAATGTCCGAGGCATTGGGTCTAGGGT